From a single Eleginops maclovinus isolate JMC-PN-2008 ecotype Puerto Natales chromosome 18, JC_Emac_rtc_rv5, whole genome shotgun sequence genomic region:
- the LOC134880423 gene encoding uncharacterized protein LOC134880423 yields MQRSRRLVFILSPDFLSEKSFSLLECRLGLYLQHNQRASIAAVVYRSVNKLPCAEAAQLRQAAAATVTWRGSRSEPRRSRFWLRLRLALPVRPLALGRRMIDSTSSHSDLAALALQKVQQHNQRANQSRGGRRAPPRGGRGRVRRGGVAGSHGTSCSGCAWVIGQVQDRGSGPTVEMQQMSHDRTEPPPQPDCHSFPDPVPTLGSAQDTTLPTCQQMIGARTSESPGKGEGLVVKATLIS; encoded by the coding sequence ATGCAGCGAAGCCGCCGCCTCGTCTTCATCCTCAGCCCGGACTTCCTGTCCGAGAAGAGCTTCAGCCTGCTGGAGTGTCGGCTGGGTTTGTACCTTCAGCACAACCAGCGGGCCTCCATCGCTGCCGTTGTGTACCGCTCCGTCAACAAGCTGCCCTGCGCGGAGGCGGCTCAGCTCCGTCAGGCCGCCGCCGCTACCGTCACCTGGCGAGGTTCCCGGTCCGAGCCTCGGCGGTCCCGCTTctggctccggctccggctggCGCTGCCCGTCAGGCCGCTGGCACTGGGCCGGAGGATGATTGACAGCACGTCGTCGCACTCGGACCTGGCGGCGCTGGCTCTGCAGAAGGTGCAACAACACAACcagagagccaatcagagccgGGGAGGCAGGCGGGCACCACCCAGAGGGGGGAGGGGCCgggtgaggaggggaggggtggCGGGGTCACATGGTACCAGCTGCTCGGGGTGCGCTTGGGTTATAGGTCAGGTGCAGGACAGGGGGTCAGGGCCAACAGTGGAGATGCAGCAGATGTCACATGACAGGACTGAACCCCCCCCACAGCCAGACTGTCACTCATTTCCGGACCCCGTTCCCACACTTGGCTCCGCCCAAGACACCACCCTCCCGACATGCCAGCAGATGATTGGCGCCAGGACTTCTGAGTCACCAGGAAAAGGGGAGGGGCTTGTTGTTAAAGCGACACTCATCAGCTAG
- the LOC134880019 gene encoding interleukin-1 receptor accessory protein-like, whose protein sequence is MASFVSTLLFILVTVGGITPAVNQPSEPMCYDWGESSVGGVSVLEGEVGWLSCPLFSHPSVYNYTSTQSAGHNLFWYRLPEGHDLEQPIPYSSRLSRDRDRLWLQPSSAADTGLYICMLRNKTSCSKIAMRLTVLRPDEVVRANDCDLPVAVETTPMVIPFQMGEIMDCPDLQEAAKVADVNTMTTVTWYNKCKQPPFFGGNRQQKGVRLQVHQMLGPYQGLYICTVTYLRRGRALNFTRSINVSGVTPPNLPKYPIILNPTKEQIFTVKLDSEVRLVCKALLPYLDSPWDLWWTVDGKKVDKLPDRFSKQNRLLKNNYGDRTEESVLVIQDFSSEDLSRQYNCSVRNDAGFTTHRAVLQREVSVPTVELGCGLGATLVLMLLLFVVYHVFWLELLLLYRSWFGTDERHTDDKEYDVYISYARSSEEEHFVLCTLRSVLENELGYSVCIFDRDSLPGGTITDETLSFVARSRRLLVVVSPGYASRGSQALLELQAGIDSMARGGHLRVILVQYKPVGRQELVRELRRARVALVLVRWQGDKSRELTSRFWKRLRVELPVRRVISRGGEEGNKEVLRLHSQNSTNSQTGLITDTLKHPQKVFHSAA, encoded by the exons AT ggcgTCCTTCGTCTCCACCCTCCTGTTCATCCTCGTCACTGTGGGCGGGATAACACCAGCTGTCAATCAGCCGTCAG AGCCCATGTGTTATGACTGGGGGGAGTccagtgtggggggggtgtCAGTGCTGGAGGGGGAGGTGGGCTGGCTCTCCTGCCCTCTCTTCTCTCACCCATCCGTCTACAACTACACCTCAACCCAGAGCGCCGGTCACAACCTGTTCTGGTACCGCCTCCCCGAGGGCCATGACTTGGAGCAGCCGATCCCCTACAG ctcgAGGCTCAGCAGAGACCGGGACAGACTGTGGCTGCAGCCGAGCAGCGCCGCAGACACCGGCCTCTACATCTGCATGCTGAG GAACAAGACGTCGTGCAGTAAGATCGCGATGCGTCTGACCGTCCTTCGGCCCGACGAGGTCGTCCGCGCTAACGACTGCGATCTTCCCGTTGCCGTGGAAACGACCCCCATGGTCATTCCCTTCCAGATGGGGGAGATAATGGACTGCCCCGACCTGCAGGAGGCCGCCAAGGTGGCCGACGTCAACACAATGACCACCGTCACCTGGTACAAT AAATGCAAGCAGCCCCCGTTCTTTGGGGGCAACCGGCAGCAGAAGGGGGTCCGTCTGCAGGTCCACCAGATGCTGGGACCGTACCAGGGACTGTACATCTGCACGGTGACCTACCTGAGGAGAGGACGAGCCCTCAACTTCACCCGCAGCATCAACGTCAGCGGAGTCA CTCCGCCCAATCTGCCCAAATATCCAATCATCTTGAACCCCACTAAGGAGCAGATCTTCACTGTCAAACTGG actcGGAGGTGCGTTTGGTGTGCAAAGCTCTGCTCCCGTACCTGGACTCTCCCTGGGACCTCTGGTGGACAGTGGATGGGAAGAAGGTGGACAAACTCCCCGACCGCTTCTCCAAACAGAACAG ACTGCTGAAGAACAACTACGGCGACCGTACAGAGGAGTCTGTGCTGGTGATTCAGGACTTCTCGTCTGAGGACCTGAGCCGACAGTATAACTGCTCCGTGAGGAACGACGCCGGGTTCACCACCCACAGAGCAGTGCTGCAACGGGAGG TGTCGGTGCCGACGGTAGAGCTGGGCTGTGGTCTGGGGGCCACGCTGGTCCTCATGCTGCTCCTTTTCGTTGTCTATCACGTCTTCtggctggagctgctgctgctctaccGCTCCTGGTTCGGCACTGATGAGCGGCACACag acgaCAAGGAGTACGATGTGTACATCTCCTATGCGAGGAGCAGTGAGGAGGAGCACTTCGTGCTCTGTACGCTACGCAGCGTCCTGGAGAACGAGCTGGGATATTCTGTGTGTATCTTCGACAGAGACAGCCTGCCGGGGGGGA CCATCACAGACGAGACTCTGAGCTTCGTGGCTCGAAGCCGGCGCCTCCTGGTGGTGGTTAGTCCGGGGTACGCCTCCCGAGGCTCCCAggctctgctggagctgcaggccGGCATCGACAGCATGGCGCGGGGGGGGCACCTGCGTGTGATCCTGGTCCAGTACAAGCCGGTGGGGAGGCAGGAGCTGGTCAGGGAGCTGAGGAGGGCCCGGGTGGCCCTGGTGCTGGTGCGATGGCAGGGGGACAAATCCAGGGAGCTGACGTCTCGCTTCTGGAAGAGGCTGAGGGTTGAGCTACCCGTGAGGAGGGTGATCAGccgggggggggaggaggggaatAAAGAGGTGCTGAGGCTGCACAGCCAGAACAGCACTAACTCCCAAACAGGCCTCATCACCGACACCCTGAAGCACCCCCAGAAAGTCTTCCACTCAGCAGCGTAG